A single genomic interval of Nostoc commune NIES-4072 harbors:
- the hypE gene encoding hydrogenase expression/formation protein HypE, which produces MNISPTNPIQNPLFQKIEQVRRRQAKLQDTHITLAHGSGGKAMRDLIDEIFISNFDNPILSQLEDQASFNLTPLLQQGDRLAFTTDSYVVDPLFFPGSDIGELAINGTVNDLAVSGAKPLYLTCSVILEEGLPVETLRRVAASMKTAAEKAGIQIVTGDTKVVHRGAADKLFINTAGIGIIPRGVNISAQNIKPGDAIIINGEIGNHGTAILIARGELALDTNIESDCQPLHSLVETILHTCPQIHAMRDATRGGLATVLNEFALSSNVGIRLYEEFIPVREEVNGVCEILGLDPLYLANEGKLIVVVPKKNAENVLSAMKLHPVGKDACIIGEVISSPPGIVLLKTAFGAERIVDMLVGDQLPRIC; this is translated from the coding sequence ATGAACATTTCCCCCACAAACCCAATACAAAATCCCCTATTCCAAAAAATAGAACAAGTCCGCCGTCGCCAAGCAAAACTGCAAGACACTCATATAACTCTCGCACATGGTAGCGGTGGTAAAGCCATGCGTGATTTAATAGACGAAATCTTTATCAGCAATTTTGATAACCCCATTCTCTCACAACTAGAAGACCAAGCCAGCTTCAACCTAACCCCTCTCCTCCAACAAGGAGACAGACTCGCATTTACAACAGATTCTTATGTTGTAGACCCGTTATTTTTCCCTGGTAGTGATATAGGAGAATTAGCTATAAACGGTACAGTTAATGATTTAGCTGTAAGCGGTGCAAAACCTCTATATTTAACTTGTAGCGTAATTTTAGAAGAAGGATTACCTGTAGAAACCTTACGCCGTGTTGCAGCCAGTATGAAAACAGCCGCAGAAAAAGCGGGTATTCAAATTGTTACTGGTGACACAAAAGTTGTACATCGTGGTGCTGCCGATAAACTCTTTATTAACACTGCTGGTATTGGTATCATCCCGCGAGGAGTTAACATTTCCGCCCAGAATATTAAACCCGGAGATGCAATAATAATTAATGGTGAAATAGGCAATCATGGTACAGCAATTTTAATTGCCCGTGGGGAATTAGCTTTAGACACTAATATTGAAAGTGACTGTCAGCCGTTGCATAGTTTAGTAGAAACTATTCTCCATACATGTCCTCAAATTCATGCTATGCGAGATGCTACACGCGGTGGTTTAGCCACAGTACTAAATGAATTTGCTCTCAGTTCAAATGTAGGAATCCGTCTATACGAAGAATTTATCCCGGTGCGGGAAGAAGTCAACGGAGTTTGCGAAATTCTCGGTTTAGACCCGTTGTATTTAGCTAATGAAGGTAAGTTAATTGTGGTGGTTCCAAAAAAGAATGCTGAAAACGTTTTATCAGCTATGAAATTACACCCAGTAGGAAAAGATGCTTGTATTATCGGCGAAGTTATTTCTTCACCTCCAGGTATAGTATTATTAAAAACAGCTTTTGGTGCTGAAAGAATTGTTGATATGTTAGTAGGCGACCAATTACCACGAATTTGTTAA
- the hypB gene encoding hydrogenase nickel incorporation protein HypB, which yields MCVTCGCSDDGEVKITNLETDKAEHNHTHTLPDGTVITHSHNHDTHIEASQVHAKIHNTTISLEQDILAKNNLLAAQNRGWFKGRNILALNLMSSPGAGKTTLLTRTINDLKQQLSISVIEGDQETANDAKKIKETGSKVIQINTGTGCHLDASMIDRGLQQLNPPLNSVVMIENVGNLVCPALFDLGEQAKVVILSVTEGEDKPIKYPHMFRASDVMIITKIDLLPYLDFDVQKCIEYAVQVNPQIQIFQVSAITGAGLDNWYKWVTGCIVNQ from the coding sequence ATGTGTGTAACCTGTGGTTGTTCTGATGATGGTGAAGTCAAAATTACAAATCTGGAAACAGATAAAGCTGAACATAATCATACTCACACTTTACCAGATGGAACTGTCATCACTCATTCCCACAATCATGATACTCATATAGAAGCGTCTCAAGTTCATGCCAAAATACACAATACAACGATATCCTTAGAACAGGATATTTTGGCAAAGAATAACCTGCTAGCTGCTCAAAATCGGGGATGGTTTAAAGGTCGAAATATTCTCGCTTTAAATTTAATGAGTTCTCCCGGTGCAGGTAAAACAACTCTTTTAACGCGAACCATTAATGATTTAAAGCAGCAATTATCTATTAGTGTCATTGAAGGCGACCAAGAAACTGCTAACGACGCCAAAAAAATTAAAGAAACTGGTTCTAAAGTCATCCAAATCAATACCGGAACGGGCTGTCATTTAGATGCATCAATGATAGACAGGGGTTTACAACAACTGAATCCGCCACTAAATTCAGTTGTGATGATTGAAAATGTCGGAAATTTGGTTTGTCCAGCCTTATTTGATTTAGGAGAACAGGCAAAAGTCGTGATTCTCTCTGTCACAGAAGGAGAAGATAAGCCGATAAAATACCCACACATGTTCCGTGCTAGTGATGTAATGATTATCACTAAAATTGATTTGCTACCTTATCTAGATTTTGATGTGCAAAAGTGCATAGAATATGCTGTACAGGTGAATCCTCAAATTCAGATTTTTCAGGTTTCGGCAATTACTGGTGCAGGGTTAGATAATTGGTATAAATGGGTAACTGGTTGTATTGTGAACCAGTAA
- the hypD gene encoding hydrogenase formation protein HypD has protein sequence MKYVDEFREPEKAEALRREIAKLCNQLEKPIKIMEVCGGHTHSIFKYGIEEILPQTIELIHGPGCPVCVMPKGRLDDAIAISQNHNVIFATFGDAMRVPGSKTTLLQARAQGADIRMVYSPLDSLQIAKDNPDKEVIFFALGFETTAPSTAFTILQAAAEEIHNFSMFSNHVLVIPALKALLDNPDLQLDGFVGPGHVSMVIGSDPYQFISQQYNKPIVISGFEPLDILQSIWMLLQQLVENRCEVENQYNRIVQKSGNTVALQAINKVFAIRDSFDWRGLGDIPYSGLKIKPEYAQFDAELKFTIPNLKVADHKACKCGEILKGVLKPWECKVFGTACTPETPIGTCMVSSEGACAAYYKYGRLSTIAKRTITQKPKITQEPLPACGFSSDL, from the coding sequence ATGAAATATGTTGACGAATTCCGCGAACCGGAAAAAGCTGAAGCCTTACGCCGCGAAATCGCCAAATTATGCAACCAGCTAGAAAAACCCATCAAAATCATGGAAGTATGTGGCGGACATACCCATTCCATTTTTAAATATGGTATCGAAGAAATATTACCCCAAACCATCGAACTAATTCATGGGCCTGGTTGTCCAGTATGCGTTATGCCAAAAGGGAGATTAGATGATGCGATCGCAATCTCTCAAAATCATAACGTCATTTTTGCCACCTTTGGCGATGCAATGCGAGTTCCCGGTTCCAAAACCACTTTACTGCAAGCTAGGGCGCAAGGTGCAGACATCCGTATGGTGTACTCTCCCTTAGATAGCCTGCAAATTGCCAAAGATAACCCCGATAAAGAAGTAATCTTCTTCGCATTAGGCTTTGAAACCACAGCCCCCAGCACCGCCTTCACCATTTTGCAAGCAGCAGCCGAAGAAATTCATAACTTTAGTATGTTTTCCAATCACGTTCTCGTGATTCCCGCCCTCAAAGCACTGCTAGATAATCCCGATTTACAACTAGATGGATTTGTTGGCCCTGGTCATGTCAGCATGGTAATTGGCAGTGACCCATATCAATTTATTTCTCAACAATATAATAAGCCAATAGTCATCTCAGGATTTGAACCCTTAGATATTCTCCAATCAATTTGGATGCTATTGCAACAGCTAGTAGAAAATCGTTGCGAAGTCGAAAATCAATATAACCGAATTGTCCAAAAAAGCGGAAACACAGTAGCCCTGCAAGCCATAAATAAAGTTTTTGCCATCCGAGATAGTTTTGATTGGCGCGGCTTAGGTGATATTCCTTATTCAGGATTAAAAATTAAACCTGAATATGCCCAATTTGATGCCGAACTTAAATTTACCATTCCTAACCTCAAAGTAGCCGACCATAAAGCTTGTAAATGTGGAGAAATTCTCAAAGGAGTCTTAAAACCTTGGGAGTGTAAAGTATTCGGTACAGCTTGCACACCAGAAACACCAATCGGCACTTGCATGGTATCTTCCGAAGGCGCTTGTGCAGCCTATTACAAATATGGGCGACTCTCCACCATTGCCAAAAGAACAATCACCCAAAAACCAAAAATAACTCAAGAACCTCTCCCCGCTTGCGGCTTCTCCTCAGACTTATAA
- a CDS encoding hydrogenase maturation nickel metallochaperone HypA/HybF: MHEFGITQNIVAIVTENAKGVKVQRVLLEIGKLSAIMPDAIRFCFDICTQGTVLEGATLEILEIPGLGRCRQCGAEIYLDKPFGICNCGSVQLDLITGEELKIKEIEIEELCV, translated from the coding sequence ATGCACGAATTTGGAATTACCCAAAATATAGTGGCAATTGTAACTGAAAATGCCAAAGGCGTAAAAGTGCAGCGAGTTTTATTAGAAATCGGCAAACTCTCAGCCATCATGCCAGATGCTATCCGATTTTGTTTTGATATTTGCACTCAAGGCACAGTTTTAGAAGGGGCGACATTAGAAATTTTGGAAATTCCTGGATTAGGGCGATGTCGCCAATGTGGTGCAGAAATTTATTTAGATAAACCATTTGGAATTTGTAATTGCGGTAGCGTGCAATTAGATTTAATTACTGGTGAAGAATTGAAAATTAAAGAAATAGAAATAGAGGAATTATGTGTGTAA
- a CDS encoding putative toxin-antitoxin system toxin component, PIN family: protein MNHKLIVIDTNVLLSAALSPDGTARKALDKIYKEFFIAQSNETYQELKTRIYKRKFDKYISNEERQDFLDVVKKYSKFIEIKSQVNICRDPDDNKFLELAKDSSAEFLLTGDQDLLSLNILAEYQNQIITPRDFLDLG, encoded by the coding sequence ATGAATCATAAACTAATTGTCATTGACACAAATGTTTTACTTAGTGCTGCCCTAAGTCCTGATGGAACAGCCCGTAAAGCTCTAGATAAAATCTATAAAGAATTCTTTATTGCTCAAAGCAATGAAACTTATCAAGAATTAAAGACACGAATTTACAAACGTAAGTTTGATAAATATATTTCAAATGAAGAACGGCAAGATTTTTTGGATGTAGTTAAAAAATACAGTAAATTTATAGAAATAAAATCTCAAGTAAACATTTGTAGAGATCCAGACGACAATAAATTTTTAGAACTTGCTAAAGATTCCAGCGCCGAGTTTCTGCTCACAGGAGATCAAGACCTTTTATCACTCAATATCCTAGCCGAATATCAAAACCAGATAATTACTCCCAGAGACTTTCTTGACCTTGGTTAA
- a CDS encoding HypC/HybG/HupF family hydrogenase formation chaperone — MCLGIPGQIVEITNANHKLALVNIGGVKREVNIACIVDEQHPPEACIGDWVLVHVGFAMNRINEQEAAETLQLFQELAAAQAGINTCTNSV, encoded by the coding sequence ATGTGCTTAGGAATCCCCGGACAAATTGTAGAAATTACCAACGCTAACCATAAACTAGCCCTAGTTAACATTGGTGGTGTGAAGCGCGAAGTAAATATTGCCTGCATTGTAGATGAACAACATCCCCCCGAAGCTTGTATTGGTGATTGGGTGCTAGTACATGTTGGCTTTGCCATGAATCGAATTAACGAACAAGAAGCAGCAGAAACATTACAACTATTCCAAGAATTAGCAGCAGCACAAGCAGGAATTAATACTTGTACCAATTCTGTATGA
- a CDS encoding LLM class flavin-dependent oxidoreductase: MKTGIFCNYDNHHQDAHRAIFEQVALVKQAESLGFESAWVSEHHFSESNLSPSMLLLMAHLAGLTSTIQLGTAAVLLPFHNPIRVAEDIATLDNLCNGRLLFGVAKGGPFPQQNKHFATLPSESRPRMLEAIALIQKLLYETDVSFNGKYYQCDRLTIYPKPLQSQIPVYVATGGDDGIEFAAKHSFSLMGGPPFSLQRLKDTVAKYRALNSSGAENFVLARFFYVGKTFDEAVSEALPFIRQFSKKMTANSAELLQNSANPNQKPFDRTNICFDEDYLIENSIIGDVETCRDKIKKFQDELNLGTLALKPSASDMQKNLESLTRYNQEVRNYVF, from the coding sequence ATGAAAACTGGAATTTTCTGCAATTACGATAATCATCACCAAGATGCTCATCGTGCCATCTTTGAGCAAGTCGCGCTAGTAAAACAGGCAGAAAGTTTAGGTTTTGAGTCAGCCTGGGTGAGTGAACATCATTTTAGTGAATCCAATCTCAGCCCCTCTATGTTGCTGTTAATGGCACACTTGGCGGGGCTGACTTCAACTATCCAATTAGGCACTGCGGCGGTGTTACTGCCATTCCATAACCCGATTCGGGTAGCGGAAGATATCGCCACTCTGGATAACCTGTGCAATGGACGATTATTATTTGGGGTTGCTAAAGGCGGCCCCTTTCCCCAACAAAACAAGCATTTTGCGACACTCCCAAGTGAATCTCGTCCCAGGATGCTAGAGGCGATCGCACTGATTCAAAAGCTGTTATATGAAACTGATGTATCATTTAATGGCAAGTATTATCAATGCGATCGCTTAACAATTTATCCAAAACCATTGCAGAGTCAAATACCAGTGTATGTTGCCACTGGCGGCGATGATGGTATCGAGTTTGCTGCTAAACATTCCTTCAGCTTGATGGGTGGGCCGCCATTCTCCCTACAGAGATTGAAGGATACTGTTGCTAAATATCGAGCCTTAAATTCTAGTGGTGCGGAAAATTTCGTGCTGGCACGCTTTTTTTATGTTGGCAAAACATTTGATGAGGCAGTGAGTGAGGCATTACCTTTCATTCGCCAATTTAGCAAGAAAATGACAGCTAATTCGGCTGAATTATTACAGAATAGTGCGAATCCCAACCAAAAACCATTCGATCGCACAAACATTTGTTTCGACGAAGATTATTTGATTGAGAACTCAATTATTGGTGATGTGGAGACTTGTCGAGACAAAATCAAGAAATTTCAGGACGAATTAAATTTAGGTACGTTAGCACTCAAACCCTCGGCTTCGGATATGCAAAAAAACCTGGAGAGTTTGACGCGCTACAACCAAGAGGTGCGAAATTATGTCTTCTAA